One segment of Dolichospermum sp. DET69 DNA contains the following:
- a CDS encoding DUF2281 domain-containing protein: MTMSILETIIRELSSAPEALLLQVFSFIQSAKDDSTLESNSSSLPRIPGLHQGEIWISDDFNDPLPDEFWLGEDE, translated from the coding sequence ATGACAATGAGTATTTTAGAAACCATTATCAGAGAACTATCATCAGCACCAGAAGCATTGCTATTGCAGGTTTTCAGCTTTATCCAGTCTGCAAAAGATGATTCTACTTTAGAATCCAATTCCTCTAGTTTGCCACGAATTCCAGGCTTACATCAAGGAGAAATTTGGATAAGTGATGATTTTAATGATCCTTTACCGGATGAATTTTGGTTAGGTGAAGATGAATGA
- the recQ gene encoding DNA helicase RecQ, translated as MLQYPDLEKHLKHHFGYDQFRPGQRQIIEDALANRDLMVIMPTGGGKSLCFQLPALLKPGLTVVVSPLIALMQDQVEALRTNNISATFLNSSLNAYKVRSREEAIMNGKIKLLYVAPERLVSDRFLPLLDVVKEKFGISTFAIDEAHCVSEWGHDFRPEYRQLRLLRKRYPNVPTVALTATATDRVKADIIEQLGLKQPSIHIASFNRQNLHYEVRAKSNRAYAELLAIVRENEGSGIIYCLTRKKVDEITLKLQNDQVSVLPYHAGLSDDERSKNQTRFIRDDVRVMVATVAFGMGINKPDVRFVVHSDLPRNLESYYQESGRAGRDDEPSKCTLFFNYGDIKTIEWSINQKPDPQEQLIAKQQLRQVIDYAEGTDCRRTIQLSYFGERFPGNCGNCDNCLYPKPIQDWTIEAMKFLSCVARSKERFGMLHIIDVLRGGKNQKIVVNKHDQLSTYGIGKDKTVDEWRMLGRSLLHQGLLEQTSDGYSILKLNALSWEVMRKQRTVSIAVPIAQKVTWEDSGGKAADVEVLMQKLRSLRKQLADEQAVPPYVIFHDSTLKLMAQMQPNTLDEFGNLSGVGSHKLSQYGKSFLAEIQAYRQEQGLPEKTINQVHFSPSPNSPSDTELTTLELYNQGLSIQEIAHKRNIRPTTIIRHLSDLIEKKQPLDLSQLVPLERQKKIWNVLEIVGDIALTPIRENLGESYSFDDIRLVRAKWRREKQKSIKNDIDF; from the coding sequence ATGCTTCAGTACCCGGACTTAGAAAAACACTTAAAACATCATTTTGGTTATGATCAATTTCGCCCTGGACAAAGGCAAATTATTGAAGATGCCTTAGCAAATCGTGATTTAATGGTAATTATGCCCACAGGTGGCGGAAAATCTCTATGCTTTCAATTACCAGCACTATTAAAACCAGGTTTAACAGTGGTAGTGTCACCATTGATAGCTTTAATGCAAGATCAAGTAGAAGCACTGCGAACTAATAATATTTCCGCCACATTTCTGAATAGTAGTCTTAATGCCTATAAAGTTCGCTCCCGTGAAGAAGCGATCATGAATGGTAAAATAAAATTACTTTATGTCGCCCCAGAACGTCTCGTCAGTGACCGATTTCTCCCTCTTTTAGACGTAGTTAAAGAAAAATTTGGTATTTCTACATTTGCTATTGATGAAGCCCATTGTGTCTCCGAATGGGGGCATGATTTCCGCCCAGAATATCGGCAACTAAGATTACTCAGAAAACGTTATCCTAATGTGCCTACAGTTGCTTTAACTGCTACTGCTACAGATAGAGTCAAGGCTGATATTATTGAACAATTAGGATTAAAACAGCCAAGTATTCATATTGCTAGTTTTAACCGCCAAAATCTTCATTATGAAGTCCGCGCTAAAAGTAACCGCGCTTATGCCGAATTATTAGCAATAGTTAGAGAAAATGAAGGTTCAGGAATTATCTATTGTTTAACCCGGAAAAAAGTTGATGAAATAACTTTAAAATTACAAAATGATCAAGTTTCAGTTCTGCCTTATCATGCTGGTTTAAGTGATGATGAAAGATCAAAAAATCAAACTCGATTTATTCGGGATGATGTGCGGGTAATGGTAGCCACAGTTGCCTTTGGTATGGGCATTAATAAACCTGATGTCCGGTTTGTAGTTCATTCTGATTTACCCCGAAATTTAGAAAGTTATTATCAAGAGTCAGGACGAGCCGGCAGAGATGATGAACCTTCCAAATGTACACTATTTTTTAATTATGGTGATATTAAAACCATTGAATGGAGTATTAATCAAAAACCAGATCCGCAAGAACAGCTAATAGCTAAACAGCAACTTCGTCAAGTTATTGATTATGCAGAAGGAACAGATTGTAGACGCACAATTCAATTAAGTTATTTTGGGGAAAGATTTCCGGGAAATTGCGGAAATTGTGATAATTGTCTTTACCCCAAACCTATCCAAGATTGGACAATTGAAGCCATGAAATTTTTATCTTGTGTGGCTAGGTCTAAAGAAAGATTTGGGATGTTACATATTATTGATGTGTTAAGAGGTGGAAAAAATCAGAAAATCGTTGTTAATAAACATGATCAACTTTCTACCTATGGAATTGGTAAAGATAAAACAGTAGATGAATGGAGAATGTTAGGAAGATCACTTTTACATCAAGGTTTATTAGAACAAACATCTGATGGTTATTCAATTTTAAAACTTAATGCTTTAAGTTGGGAAGTAATGCGAAAACAACGCACAGTTTCTATTGCTGTTCCCATTGCTCAAAAAGTTACTTGGGAAGATAGTGGTGGTAAAGCCGCAGATGTGGAAGTTCTCATGCAAAAATTGCGATCGCTTCGTAAACAACTCGCAGACGAACAAGCAGTGCCACCCTACGTCATCTTCCATGATTCTACCTTAAAATTAATGGCACAAATGCAGCCTAACACTTTAGATGAATTTGGCAATCTTTCTGGAGTTGGTAGTCATAAATTATCCCAATATGGCAAAAGTTTCCTAGCAGAAATTCAAGCATATCGTCAAGAACAAGGTTTACCAGAAAAAACCATTAATCAAGTTCATTTCTCACCTTCTCCTAACTCACCCTCCGATACAGAACTAACAACATTAGAGTTATATAACCAGGGTTTGAGTATTCAGGAAATCGCGCACAAACGCAACATCCGTCCTACAACAATTATTCGTCATCTCTCCGACTTAATTGAGAAAAAACAACCTCTAGATTTAAGTCAATTAGTCCCCTTAGAACGCCAGAAAAAAATCTGGAACGTCTTAGAAATTGTTGGTGATATTGCGCTCACACCCATTCGAGAAAATTTAGGTGAAAGCTACAGTTTTGACGATATTCGTTTAGTTAGAGCAAAATGGCGCCGTGAAAAACAGAAATCCATTAAAAATGATATTGACTTTTAG
- a CDS encoding HEAT repeat domain-containing protein translates to MEPKDFVTAAIDDWDFFLPRNHKNQPVETQQYRIFEPQWKPAILSWFRREDLPKQEKEAFIQALVDFEDGCVQYEGKGFYGYQAYFLAAAAIAEFKDCEKANEIVQQLVNWKLDYYRFNSIEEPVTVGLQETERTTAIDILVPLINTLQHNFTLFLAITSLEKIAIGNEKAIDALVQLLDTSQEENIRIRAMKSLGEIGMGHEKAISALVQILDMSQNNDTRNQAAESLGKIGIGNEKAISALLQLLNISDNKYPRPLAGYRLGKIDTDKEKAIFLQAVKNPQKIETDNEKAIADLIQLIDTSEDDDTLSQAAYILGEIGADDKKAIAALVQILDTSQNESILVQVAESLGNIDHGNEKSISTLLQLINTSENDETIVWAVESLGNIGMGNEKAISALVQLLDKSQNEYTHKLAAKSLGKIVTSTQDISLVLQVLRRYKLDSEDYDLIWNCAQNMPYPEFYQAWHQF, encoded by the coding sequence ATGGAACCAAAAGATTTTGTAACAGCAGCGATTGATGACTGGGACTTTTTTTTACCCAGAAACCATAAAAATCAACCCGTAGAAACCCAACAATACCGCATTTTTGAACCACAATGGAAACCAGCAATATTGTCCTGGTTTAGGCGCGAAGATTTACCCAAACAGGAAAAAGAGGCATTCATTCAAGCTTTGGTAGATTTTGAAGATGGTTGTGTGCAATATGAAGGTAAAGGTTTTTATGGATATCAAGCCTATTTTTTAGCGGCTGCGGCAATTGCTGAATTCAAAGACTGTGAAAAAGCCAATGAAATAGTCCAGCAACTTGTTAATTGGAAATTAGATTATTATCGTTTTAATAGTATTGAAGAACCAGTTACAGTAGGATTGCAAGAAACCGAGCGCACAACAGCTATAGATATTTTAGTACCATTAATAAATACATTACAACATAATTTTACCCTTTTTCTCGCAATTACAAGTTTAGAGAAAATAGCCATAGGTAATGAAAAAGCAATAGATGCTTTAGTACAACTTCTGGATACATCACAGGAGGAAAATATCCGTATACGAGCGATGAAAAGTTTAGGGGAAATAGGTATGGGTCATGAAAAAGCCATATCTGCCTTAGTGCAAATTCTGGATATGTCACAGAATAATGACACCCGTAATCAAGCGGCTGAAAGCTTAGGAAAGATAGGCATTGGCAATGAAAAAGCCATCTCCGCTTTATTACAATTATTGAATATATCAGACAATAAATATCCTCGTCCGTTGGCAGGTTATAGATTAGGGAAAATAGACACTGACAAGGAAAAAGCCATCTTTTTGCAAGCGGTTAAAAACCCACAGAAAATAGAAACTGATAACGAAAAAGCGATCGCTGATTTAATCCAACTTATAGATACATCAGAAGATGATGACACGCTTAGTCAAGCAGCTTATATATTAGGAGAAATAGGCGCTGATGATAAAAAAGCCATTGCTGCTTTAGTGCAAATCTTGGATACATCCCAGAATGAATCTATCCTTGTACAAGTAGCTGAAAGCTTAGGGAATATAGATCATGGGAATGAAAAATCTATCTCTACTTTATTGCAACTTATAAATACATCAGAAAATGATGAAACTATTGTTTGGGCAGTAGAAAGCTTAGGCAATATAGGTATGGGCAATGAAAAAGCCATTTCCGCTTTAGTGCAACTTTTGGATAAATCACAGAATGAATATACCCATAAACTAGCAGCTAAAAGCTTAGGGAAGATAGTCACTAGCACTCAAGATATATCTTTGGTGCTACAAGTCTTACGTCGCTATAAACTAGATAGTGAAGACTATGATCTGATTTGGAACTGCGCCCAAAATATGCCCTATCCAGAATTTTATCAAGCTTGGCATCAGTTCTGA
- a CDS encoding DUF29 family protein: MTQELMELRQSILEGRYDDALEIVDDLEDMSKQGTLRKIEAFLVRLVIHLIKNQLEQRLTNSWIASISDSVIQIAKLNIKDNQKSYYIKSDEWGEYLVESVEMAIRPASAEIFSGTLKPSQVSQRLNREELIDFAENLLLLTYEYQPKELAKMIDNYLAELPGGEDWFE, from the coding sequence ATGACACAAGAATTGATGGAATTAAGACAAAGTATCTTGGAAGGACGTTATGATGATGCGTTGGAAATTGTTGATGATTTGGAGGATATGAGTAAACAGGGAACTTTGCGAAAAATAGAAGCTTTTTTAGTTAGGTTGGTTATTCATCTGATTAAAAATCAACTTGAACAGCGGTTAACTAATTCTTGGATTGCTTCTATTTCTGATTCTGTGATTCAAATTGCTAAATTAAATATTAAAGATAATCAAAAATCCTATTATATTAAATCTGATGAATGGGGTGAATATTTAGTGGAATCTGTAGAAATGGCAATTCGTCCAGCTAGTGCGGAGATTTTTAGTGGGACGTTAAAACCAAGTCAAGTTTCTCAAAGATTGAATCGAGAAGAATTGATTGATTTTGCGGAAAATCTTTTGTTGTTAACTTATGAATATCAACCTAAAGAGTTAGCAAAAATGATTGATAATTATTTAGCAGAATTACCAGGTGGTGAAGATTGGTTTGAGTAA
- a CDS encoding YlqD family protein, with amino-acid sequence MDVSNPQLLLKRPINVKAIVTSLWKEEVQQQLQGQINQVDQQLQQLDVEGQRAVSAIQKQSVQPPGPQTLQQIDNVQLQVNQKKSELLEQKNQMLQNLQQVQLLELDQEVNQFQMESFFRIELGDNLISKMQVEVVLRDGIVEEIRGDI; translated from the coding sequence ATGGATGTCTCCAACCCGCAATTGCTTTTAAAACGCCCGATTAATGTCAAAGCCATAGTTACGAGTCTCTGGAAAGAGGAAGTGCAACAGCAACTACAAGGTCAGATTAACCAAGTTGACCAACAACTGCAACAACTAGACGTTGAAGGTCAAAGAGCAGTTAGCGCCATTCAAAAACAGAGTGTTCAACCCCCAGGACCACAAACACTCCAACAAATTGACAATGTTCAACTTCAAGTCAATCAGAAGAAAAGTGAACTTCTAGAGCAGAAAAATCAAATGCTGCAAAACCTCCAACAAGTACAATTGTTGGAATTAGATCAAGAAGTCAACCAATTTCAAATGGAAAGCTTTTTCCGCATTGAACTAGGAGATAACCTGATTAGTAAAATGCAGGTTGAAGTTGTCCTGCGTGATGGCATTGTCGAAGAAATTCGTGGTGATATCTAA
- a CDS encoding DUF72 domain-containing protein, with protein sequence MNFYIGCAVWAYKGWGGKLYPPGTRSGDFLNLYSRRFTTVEGNTTFYATPNAETVTRWATETPPGFEFCLKLPKNITHQKLLQPHISEALAFLEQMRPLGTHLGSLFAQLPPSYSPALLEDLMAFLTAWPRSETPLALEVRHIDWFQEPHASNLTSLLEELGVGRVLLDSRPIYTGDDDPQLLSERRKPKLPVQFSVTAPFTLIRFISHPQLSMNQIFMEEWVRQIQEWLQAGIKIYFFVHCPTEDMSPINARYFQQLLEESGVVVPPLPGNNLQQSPHQLSLW encoded by the coding sequence GTGAACTTTTATATCGGGTGTGCAGTTTGGGCTTATAAAGGTTGGGGGGGTAAACTTTATCCCCCAGGGACTCGCAGTGGTGACTTCTTAAATCTTTACAGTCGTCGCTTTACTACTGTAGAAGGAAACACTACTTTCTATGCTACACCTAATGCAGAAACTGTTACCCGTTGGGCGACGGAAACACCACCAGGGTTTGAATTTTGTCTGAAATTACCTAAAAATATCACCCACCAAAAATTACTACAACCCCATATTTCCGAAGCTTTAGCTTTTTTAGAGCAAATGCGCCCTTTAGGTACGCATTTGGGTTCTCTATTTGCCCAACTCCCTCCCAGCTATTCTCCGGCTTTACTGGAGGATTTGATGGCTTTTTTGACGGCTTGGCCACGTTCAGAGACACCCTTAGCATTGGAAGTTAGACATATTGACTGGTTTCAAGAACCTCATGCTAGTAATTTGACAAGTTTGCTAGAGGAATTAGGGGTAGGGAGGGTATTATTAGATTCACGTCCCATTTATACCGGAGATGATGACCCACAGTTATTATCAGAACGACGTAAACCTAAATTACCTGTGCAATTTAGTGTCACCGCGCCCTTTACTTTGATTCGCTTCATTTCTCACCCACAGTTATCAATGAATCAGATATTTATGGAAGAGTGGGTTAGGCAAATTCAAGAATGGTTACAAGCAGGAATAAAAATTTATTTCTTTGTGCATTGTCCCACGGAAGATATGTCTCCTATTAATGCTCGTTATTTCCAACAGTTATTAGAAGAAAGTGGTGTAGTCGTTCCCCCTCTTCCTGGGAACAATTTGCAACAATCTCCTCATCAACTCAGTTTGTGGTAA
- a CDS encoding long-chain fatty acid--CoA ligase yields MTNNQSATSFLANISERESLALQSLVDYTKVESLPEIWTLAAKKFGNIVALHNPHSKPEVKITYSQLSEQIQQFAAGLQTLGVTYGERVSLIADNSPRWFIADQGIMTAGAVNAVRSAQADKEELLYIISHSGSTALVVEDIKTLNKLGESLNELPIKLVVLISDEIPSTELNFQVVNFSQLLDIGSNNTLVATKYSGETLATLIYTSGTTGKPKGVMLSHKNLLHQVKNLGTVVQPEKGDIALSILPTWHSYERSGEYFLISQGCTQIYTNLRSVKGDLKKFKPNYMIAVPRLWESIYEGVQKQFREQPAKKQSLVKFLLEMSQKYIEARRISQGLSLNHLHASVIERSQAKIVELGLLSFHKLGEKLVYGKVREATGGNIKHVISGGGALPGYIDNFFEIVGVEILQGYGLTETSPVTNARRPWRNLRGSSGQPIPGTEVKIVNPETRQPLPVGERGLVLLKGPQIMQGYYQNPEATKKAIDAEGWFDSGDLGWVTPENDLVLTGRAKDTIVLTNGENIEPQPIEDACLRSPYIDQIMLVGQDQRSIGALIVPNLEALAKWDQTQNNTQKIDLEGKIVQDLFRQELNREVQNRPSYRADDRIGPFKLIEEQFSIENGLMTQTLKIRRHIVMERYCDIIDGMFTK; encoded by the coding sequence ATGACAAATAACCAATCTGCAACTTCTTTCTTAGCTAATATTTCCGAGCGAGAAAGCCTGGCATTACAGAGTTTAGTGGATTACACAAAAGTTGAGTCACTACCAGAAATTTGGACTTTAGCTGCCAAGAAATTTGGTAATATTGTGGCTCTACATAATCCCCACTCTAAACCAGAAGTTAAAATTACCTATAGTCAGTTGTCAGAGCAAATTCAACAATTTGCGGCTGGTTTGCAGACATTAGGAGTTACCTATGGTGAAAGGGTTTCTCTAATTGCTGATAATAGTCCCCGTTGGTTTATTGCCGATCAGGGTATCATGACTGCTGGAGCGGTAAATGCAGTTCGTAGCGCCCAAGCAGACAAAGAAGAATTACTTTATATTATTTCCCATAGTGGTAGTACAGCGCTAGTAGTTGAGGATATCAAAACTCTCAATAAACTAGGAGAAAGCCTCAATGAATTACCGATTAAACTGGTAGTGCTGATTTCTGATGAAATACCATCCACAGAACTTAATTTTCAAGTGGTGAACTTTTCTCAGTTATTAGACATTGGTAGTAACAACACCTTAGTAGCAACTAAATACAGCGGCGAAACTTTAGCCACCCTAATTTATACCTCTGGAACTACGGGAAAACCTAAGGGTGTGATGCTATCTCACAAAAATTTGCTGCACCAAGTTAAAAATTTGGGAACGGTAGTACAACCAGAAAAAGGAGATATAGCTCTCAGCATTTTACCTACATGGCATAGTTATGAACGCAGTGGTGAGTATTTCTTAATTTCTCAAGGCTGTACCCAAATTTACACTAACTTGCGTTCTGTTAAAGGAGATTTAAAGAAATTTAAACCCAATTACATGATTGCTGTGCCTCGATTATGGGAGTCAATTTATGAAGGAGTGCAAAAGCAATTCCGCGAACAACCAGCCAAAAAACAAAGCTTGGTGAAGTTTTTACTGGAAATGAGCCAGAAATATATTGAAGCGCGACGCATTTCTCAAGGATTGAGTTTGAATCATCTTCATGCTTCAGTGATTGAGCGATCGCAAGCCAAAATAGTAGAATTAGGTTTGTTATCGTTCCATAAACTAGGTGAAAAATTAGTTTATGGCAAAGTGCGAGAAGCCACAGGTGGCAACATTAAGCACGTCATTAGTGGTGGTGGGGCGCTACCTGGATACATAGATAACTTTTTTGAAATTGTCGGCGTTGAAATATTACAAGGTTATGGTTTGACGGAAACCTCACCCGTAACTAATGCCCGTCGTCCTTGGCGGAATTTACGGGGTTCGTCAGGACAGCCAATTCCCGGTACGGAAGTTAAAATTGTCAATCCGGAAACTCGTCAACCTCTACCAGTAGGAGAACGGGGTTTAGTTCTGCTCAAAGGGCCACAAATCATGCAGGGCTATTATCAAAATCCCGAAGCCACAAAGAAAGCTATAGACGCAGAGGGTTGGTTTGATAGCGGTGATTTAGGTTGGGTAACTCCCGAAAATGACCTAGTATTAACAGGTAGAGCAAAGGATACCATTGTCTTAACCAACGGCGAAAATATCGAACCTCAGCCCATAGAAGATGCTTGTTTGCGATCGCCCTACATTGACCAAATCATGTTAGTAGGACAAGATCAACGGAGCATTGGCGCTTTGATTGTTCCTAACCTGGAAGCCTTAGCAAAATGGGACCAAACTCAAAATAATACTCAAAAGATTGACTTAGAGGGTAAAATAGTCCAGGATTTATTTCGTCAAGAATTAAATAGAGAAGTTCAAAACCGTCCCAGCTATCGAGCCGATGATCGTATTGGACCGTTCAAACTCATTGAGGAACAATTCTCAATTGAAAATGGACTAATGACACAAACTCTCAAAATCCGTCGTCATATTGTTATGGAACGATATTGCGATATTATTGACGGAATGTTTACCAAATAA
- a CDS encoding molybdopterin-binding protein yields the protein MPRKDQGWVTFQTSEEERKILEEFCQNSQRTKTEILRELVRGLNKYSSPNISSSTSQEKVENKHPEFEIVSPKKALKVSSRNVLKGVVKRITTGSVNTEVTLEIVHRVELTSMITKVSAEELELFEGTEAYAVIKSNDIVIAKD from the coding sequence ATGCCAAGAAAAGACCAAGGTTGGGTGACATTCCAAACATCAGAAGAAGAACGCAAGATTTTAGAAGAGTTTTGTCAAAACTCCCAGCGGACTAAAACAGAGATTTTGCGGGAGTTAGTGCGGGGACTTAATAAATATTCATCACCGAATATATCATCATCAACTTCACAAGAAAAAGTAGAAAATAAGCATCCTGAATTTGAGATTGTTAGTCCCAAAAAAGCTTTAAAAGTCAGTTCGCGTAATGTTTTAAAAGGAGTTGTCAAACGCATAACGACAGGAAGCGTTAATACCGAAGTAACTTTAGAAATTGTTCATAGGGTTGAGTTAACTTCAATGATTACTAAAGTTTCGGCTGAAGAGTTAGAATTATTTGAAGGTACAGAAGCTTATGCTGTGATCAAATCTAATGATATTGTCATAGCTAAAGATTAG
- a CDS encoding DUF427 domain-containing protein: MMKAIWNGAVLAESDNTVIVDRNHYFPADSINKQYFTDSSTHTTCSWKGVASYYSVEVDGQINQDAAWYYPSAKEKAKNIEGYVAFWKGVKVED; this comes from the coding sequence ATCATGAAAGCAATTTGGAACGGCGCAGTTTTAGCCGAAAGCGATAATACCGTAATTGTCGACAGAAATCATTATTTCCCTGCTGACAGCATTAACAAGCAATACTTCACAGACAGCAGCACCCACACTACTTGTTCTTGGAAAGGAGTTGCTAGTTATTACAGTGTTGAAGTTGATGGACAAATCAATCAAGATGCAGCTTGGTACTATCCTAGTGCTAAAGAGAAAGCTAAAAATATAGAAGGTTATGTTGCTTTCTGGAAAGGTGTAAAAGTTGAAGATTAG
- a CDS encoding PIN domain-containing protein — protein sequence MKDYPPIILTDSSILVAYYSAKDNYHNSVFNFFEQCSSQLITTIPCVTEVMYLLNKDYRTQNEFLNDLAQKLYQCIPLLPEDFTRIRQLNEQYADLPGDFADLSLIAISERLNISAIITLDSDFDIYRRYRKQPFQRIYLE from the coding sequence ATGAAAGATTATCCCCCTATTATTCTCACTGATAGCAGTATTTTAGTAGCTTATTACAGTGCTAAAGACAATTATCATAACTCAGTTTTTAATTTTTTTGAGCAATGTTCAAGTCAACTAATTACTACCATTCCTTGTGTGACTGAAGTAATGTATCTTTTGAATAAAGATTATCGGACACAAAATGAATTTCTCAACGATTTAGCACAAAAACTTTATCAATGTATTCCTTTGTTACCAGAAGACTTTACTCGAATCAGACAACTCAATGAACAGTACGCTGATTTACCTGGTGATTTTGCTGACCTATCTCTAATTGCTATCTCTGAAAGGTTAAATATTTCCGCAATTATTACATTAGACAGTGATTTTGATATTTACCGTCGTTATCGAAAACAACCTTTTCAAAGAATCTATTTAGAATGA
- a CDS encoding transposase, whose product MGVQQVLLSPDNETKTVLEYLCQQSGKIYNSGVYFARQTFFKTGKLLTNKFDLIYEKSISKSLVAQSMPSVPMQQTLMSVAESFKSFKELRSLFLKGQLHFKPKVPDYLTGSKLFKVAYPNSGGQPPTLINGQLRFSLGLTVRRWFGISDFFLTMPSNIDYSKVKEFTILPKNEAFYLEISYEVERQKHDLDISQALSIDLGTADNLAACVDTLGNSLLIDARSMKAMNQLWNKKVSTRKENKPEAYWDNWLDRVTRKRNHQMKDGINKAAKLIIDHCLKYSIGTLVIGWNEGFKSNANMGKLNNQKFVQMPLGKLKDRLKQLCDLHGIRFQETEESYTSKASFLDGDSLPVYGQKPEGWKASGKRVKRGLYQSANGSIVNADLNGAANILRKVASNLSLDLGSLGRRCLTNAARIRLWVLPKSILSVESQCL is encoded by the coding sequence ATGGGGGTCCAACAAGTTTTATTATCCCCAGATAACGAAACAAAAACGGTATTAGAGTATCTTTGTCAACAATCAGGCAAGATTTATAATAGTGGTGTTTACTTTGCTCGACAGACATTTTTCAAAACTGGAAAGTTGCTAACTAACAAGTTTGATTTGATTTACGAAAAATCTATCAGTAAATCACTTGTAGCTCAATCAATGCCGTCAGTCCCGATGCAACAAACTTTGATGTCAGTAGCTGAAAGTTTTAAATCTTTTAAAGAATTACGCTCTTTGTTTCTCAAAGGTCAATTACATTTTAAACCTAAAGTACCAGATTACTTAACAGGTTCTAAACTTTTCAAGGTCGCTTATCCAAATTCAGGAGGACAACCCCCAACATTAATTAACGGGCAACTTAGATTTTCTCTAGGATTAACTGTTAGACGATGGTTTGGTATTTCTGATTTTTTCCTAACAATGCCTTCAAACATTGATTACTCAAAGGTTAAAGAGTTTACTATCCTCCCTAAGAATGAGGCTTTTTATCTGGAAATTTCTTATGAAGTCGAGAGACAAAAGCATGATTTAGATATTAGCCAAGCTCTGTCAATTGACTTAGGAACTGCCGATAATTTAGCTGCTTGTGTTGATACTTTGGGTAATTCTTTATTGATTGATGCTCGTTCGATGAAAGCAATGAATCAGTTATGGAATAAGAAAGTATCAACCCGTAAAGAAAATAAACCAGAAGCTTACTGGGATAATTGGTTAGACAGAGTAACCCGTAAACGCAACCATCAAATGAAAGATGGCATTAATAAAGCTGCAAAACTAATTATTGACCATTGCCTAAAGTACAGCATTGGTACATTAGTAATTGGCTGGAATGAAGGTTTTAAATCTAATGCCAATATGGGTAAATTAAACAATCAAAAGTTCGTTCAAATGCCTTTGGGTAAACTCAAAGACCGACTAAAACAATTATGTGATTTACACGGAATTAGATTTCAAGAAACTGAAGAATCTTATACGTCAAAAGCATCTTTCTTGGATGGAGACTCCCTACCCGTTTATGGTCAAAAACCAGAAGGGTGGAAAGCATCGGGTAAGCGCGTTAAACGTGGATTGTATCAGTCAGCTAATGGTTCAATTGTTAACGCTGATCTAAACGGCGCAGCGAACATTTTAAGAAAAGTAGCCAGCAATCTAAGCTTAGACTTAGGCTCACTGGGTAGGCGTTGTTTGACGAACGCAGCGAGAATTAGGCTTTGGGTTTTACCTAAATCTATTCTGTCAGTAGAATCTCAGTGTCTTTAG